In Tribolium castaneum strain GA2 chromosome 4, icTriCast1.1, whole genome shotgun sequence, one DNA window encodes the following:
- the BckdhB gene encoding 2-oxoisovalerate dehydrogenase subunit beta, mitochondrial isoform X1 encodes MALNKICTLCLQQSRNELRVLNSLINKRHHFVYTPDVKSPVKGETQKMNMFQAINNALDLALKQDESALIFGEDVAFGGVFRCTMGLQSKYGPGRVFNTPLCEQGIVGFAIGAANMGSTAIAEIQFADYTFPAFDQLVNEAAKMRYRSGGQYDCGKLTVRAPCGAVGHGGLYHSQSPEAYFAHTPGLKVVIPRGPIKAKGLLSACIRDPDPCIIFEPKTLYRAAVEEVPVDDYVLPIGRADVLLEGNNVTLIGWGTQVHVLLEVAQLAKKQLNVSCEVIDLVSILPWDKSTVCQSVKKTKRVLVAHEAPLTGGFGAELAATIQEECFLHLEAPVVRVTGFDTPFPHVFEPFYLPDKWRCLEAIRNMLEY; translated from the exons AtggctttaaataaaatttgtacgcTGTGTTTGCAACAAAGCAGAAACGAACTCAGAGTTTTAAATAGTCTGATCAATAAAAGACACCATTTTGTTTACACGCCAGACGTAAAATCACCTGTTAAAG GTGAAACCCAGAAAATGAACATGTTCCAAGCGATCAACAACGCCCTAGACCTGGCGTTGAAACAGGACgaatcagccttaattttcgGCGAGGACGTCGCCTTTGGCGGTGTGTTCCGCTGCACGATGGGCTTGCAGTCAAAGTACGGTCCTGGTCGCGTATTCAACACCCCCCTGTGTGAACAGGGAATTGTTGGTTTTGCGATCGGTGCAGCCAACATGGGTTCAACAGCAATAGCAGAAATTCAATTCGCCGATTACACATTTCCGGCATTCGATCAG CTGGTGAATGAAGCTGCGAAAATGAGGTACAGGAGTGGGGGGCAATATGATTGCGGAAAATTAACTGTCAGGGCGCCCTGCGGAGCCGTAGGACATGGAGGGCTTTACCATTCACAAAGTCCTGAGGCGTATTTCGCTCATACTCCAGGATTAAAG GTCGTCATACCACGCGGGCCAATAAAAGCCAAAGGCCTGCTCTCGGCCTGCATCCGAGACCCGGATCCTTGCATTATCTTCGAGCCTAAGACCCTATATAGGGCAGCTGTGGAAGAAGTGCCTGTCGACGATTACGTTCTCCCGATAGGAAGAGCAGACGTTTTGCTCGAAG GCAATAATGTGACCTTAATAGGATGGGGCACTCAGGTTCACGTGCTGCTCGAGGTGGCTCAATTGGCCAAGAAGCAATTGAACGTTTCCTGTGAAGTGATCGACTTGGTTTCGATTTTGCCGTGGGATAAAAGCACTGTCTGTCAG TCTGTCAAGAAAACCAAGCGAGTTTTAGTCGCCCACGAAGCACCGCTAACCGGAGGATTCGGGGCGGAATTGGCTGCAACAATTCAA GAGGAGTGTTTCCTGCATCTTGAGGCACCTGTTGTGCGAGTCACGGGCTTCGACACGCCGTTCCCTCACGTTTTCGAGCCCTTCTATCTGCCAGACAAGTGGAGATGTTTGGAGGCGATACGTAACATGTTAGAATATTGA
- the BckdhB gene encoding 2-oxoisovalerate dehydrogenase subunit beta, mitochondrial isoform X2, which produces MNMFQAINNALDLALKQDESALIFGEDVAFGGVFRCTMGLQSKYGPGRVFNTPLCEQGIVGFAIGAANMGSTAIAEIQFADYTFPAFDQLVNEAAKMRYRSGGQYDCGKLTVRAPCGAVGHGGLYHSQSPEAYFAHTPGLKVVIPRGPIKAKGLLSACIRDPDPCIIFEPKTLYRAAVEEVPVDDYVLPIGRADVLLEGNNVTLIGWGTQVHVLLEVAQLAKKQLNVSCEVIDLVSILPWDKSTVCQSVKKTKRVLVAHEAPLTGGFGAELAATIQEECFLHLEAPVVRVTGFDTPFPHVFEPFYLPDKWRCLEAIRNMLEY; this is translated from the exons ATGAACATGTTCCAAGCGATCAACAACGCCCTAGACCTGGCGTTGAAACAGGACgaatcagccttaattttcgGCGAGGACGTCGCCTTTGGCGGTGTGTTCCGCTGCACGATGGGCTTGCAGTCAAAGTACGGTCCTGGTCGCGTATTCAACACCCCCCTGTGTGAACAGGGAATTGTTGGTTTTGCGATCGGTGCAGCCAACATGGGTTCAACAGCAATAGCAGAAATTCAATTCGCCGATTACACATTTCCGGCATTCGATCAG CTGGTGAATGAAGCTGCGAAAATGAGGTACAGGAGTGGGGGGCAATATGATTGCGGAAAATTAACTGTCAGGGCGCCCTGCGGAGCCGTAGGACATGGAGGGCTTTACCATTCACAAAGTCCTGAGGCGTATTTCGCTCATACTCCAGGATTAAAG GTCGTCATACCACGCGGGCCAATAAAAGCCAAAGGCCTGCTCTCGGCCTGCATCCGAGACCCGGATCCTTGCATTATCTTCGAGCCTAAGACCCTATATAGGGCAGCTGTGGAAGAAGTGCCTGTCGACGATTACGTTCTCCCGATAGGAAGAGCAGACGTTTTGCTCGAAG GCAATAATGTGACCTTAATAGGATGGGGCACTCAGGTTCACGTGCTGCTCGAGGTGGCTCAATTGGCCAAGAAGCAATTGAACGTTTCCTGTGAAGTGATCGACTTGGTTTCGATTTTGCCGTGGGATAAAAGCACTGTCTGTCAG TCTGTCAAGAAAACCAAGCGAGTTTTAGTCGCCCACGAAGCACCGCTAACCGGAGGATTCGGGGCGGAATTGGCTGCAACAATTCAA GAGGAGTGTTTCCTGCATCTTGAGGCACCTGTTGTGCGAGTCACGGGCTTCGACACGCCGTTCCCTCACGTTTTCGAGCCCTTCTATCTGCCAGACAAGTGGAGATGTTTGGAGGCGATACGTAACATGTTAGAATATTGA